CGCGCGACCGTGTCCGGGTTCGGCCCGCTGCTGCTCTCGAAGGTGCTCGGGCTGAACGAGACGCAGGAGTCCTCGCTCGGGCTCGTGTTCCACTACGCCGAGCAGGCCGGGCTGCCGCTCGTCGACCTCTCGGACCTCCGGAGCGTCCTGACGTTCCTCGTCAGCGACGACGGCAAGGAGGAACTGGCCGAGCTCGGCGGGTTGTCGAAGCAGACCGCCGGCGTGATCCTCCGCGAGCTCATCACCTTCGCCGACCAGGGCGCCGACCAGTTCTTCGGCGAGCCCGAGATCGACACGCAGGTGTTCCTCCGGACGGCCGCGGACGGTCGGGGCGTGGTCAGCCTGCTCGAGGTGCCGGGCGTGCAGGACCAGCCGCAGGTGTTCTCGACGTTCCTCATGTGGCTCCTCGCGGACCTCTTCAACGAGATCCCGGAGGTCGGCGACCAGGACAAGCCGAAGCTCGTGTTCTTCTTCGACGAGGCGCACCTGCTCTTCAACGGGGCCTCGAAGGACTTCACCGACCAGATCGTGCGCACCGTCCGGCTGATCCGGTCGAAGGGCGTCGGCATCTTCTTCGTGACGCAGACACCGAAGGACGTGCCGAACGACGTGCTCGCGCAGCTCGGGTCGCGCATCCAGCACCAACTGCGCGCGCACACCCCGGACGACGCGAAGGCGCTCCGGGCCACGGTGTCGACGTACCCGTCGAGCGACTACGACCTCGGCGAGGTCCTCACCTCGCTCGCCACCGGCGAGGCGATCGTCACGGTCATGAACGAGAAGGGTGCGCCGACCCCGGTGGCGTGGACCCGGCTCCGAGCTCCGCAGGGCTCGATGGACCCGATGCCGGCACCCGACCTGGAGGCACGGGTGCAGTCATCGCCGCTCCTCGCCACCTACGGCACCCGCGTCGACCCCGATTCGGCCTACGAGATGCTCGCCCGCCGCATGGAGGCCGCCGCCGCGGACGCGGCCGCTGCCGACGCGGCGAAGGCCGCCGCGGCGGCCGCTGCCGAGGCCGAGAAGGAGGTTGCCCGGGCGCAGGCCACCGCGGCGAAGGAGGCTGCGGCGAAGGCGAAGCAGGAGGAACGCGACCGGGCTGCGGCGCAGAAGGAGTACGAGAAGGCGCAGCGGGAGTTCGAACGGGCCGAGCGGGCTGCCGAGGCGCGGCGGTCGGGGCGGTCGAGCACGCGGACGACGGCGTCCCGGAAGGCGAACGACCCGCTGTCGGACCTGCTCGGGTCCGGACTGGGTCGGACGATCGCCAAGGAGGTCGTGCAGGGCATCTTCTCGACGCTGCGTCGGCGTCGCTGAGGCCCGAGCAGGCGTGCTGCCCGTCGGGCGTGCTGCCCGTCGGGCGTGCTGCTCGGCGGGCGTGCTGTCCGGTGGGCGTGCTGTCCGGTGGGCGTGCTGTCCGGTGGGCGTGCTGTCCGGTGGGCGTGCTGCCCGGTGGGCGTGCTGCCCTCTTGGTCAGGCGGAGAGGAGGCCGGCCGTCTCGACGACGAGGAGGCCGCCGACGACGAGGACCGCGAGCAGCCCGACCACGAGGAACGCCCGGGAGCGCTCGTACCACGCGCGGCTCGAGGGCCAGCGCCGCGCGAACTCCCGGGTG
This is a stretch of genomic DNA from Curtobacterium sp. 458. It encodes these proteins:
- a CDS encoding helicase HerA-like domain-containing protein, with amino-acid sequence MSDAVEQARAAAAAAKAAADEARRLADEAAARAEELAAALAASVPTADAAPDADAPDVAGAPAPTPAPAADDGTPATTDGPASSSGTGTAPPGSAPASTPADATAPADATGPADATGPAGATGPADATGPLGPDAVSAVRDGYEVTGSALELGALVNGEALPDVQVRIPLGMLNRHGLVAGATGTGKTRTLQLLAEQIAANGVPVFAADIKGDLSGLAVPGTSSEKLLARTAGIGQDWQAVASEAEFYSLGGQGTGVPIRATVSGFGPLLLSKVLGLNETQESSLGLVFHYAEQAGLPLVDLSDLRSVLTFLVSDDGKEELAELGGLSKQTAGVILRELITFADQGADQFFGEPEIDTQVFLRTAADGRGVVSLLEVPGVQDQPQVFSTFLMWLLADLFNEIPEVGDQDKPKLVFFFDEAHLLFNGASKDFTDQIVRTVRLIRSKGVGIFFVTQTPKDVPNDVLAQLGSRIQHQLRAHTPDDAKALRATVSTYPSSDYDLGEVLTSLATGEAIVTVMNEKGAPTPVAWTRLRAPQGSMDPMPAPDLEARVQSSPLLATYGTRVDPDSAYEMLARRMEAAAADAAAADAAKAAAAAAAEAEKEVARAQATAAKEAAAKAKQEERDRAAAQKEYEKAQREFERAERAAEARRSGRSSTRTTASRKANDPLSDLLGSGLGRTIAKEVVQGIFSTLRRRR